A single window of Hymenobacter sp. APR13 DNA harbors:
- a CDS encoding GH3 auxin-responsive promoter family protein gives MGLKSTLSRPLAAYVVRQYAQWQQDPIGTQQRVLRGLLAQGARTAFGRDHDLATARTAQDLAARVSVRDYEALKPYFERVKAGEADVLWPGKPLYLAKTSGTTSGAKYIPLTKDSIPNHINGARDALLHYVHRTGKSRFLDGKLMFLSGSPELETVGGIHTGRLSGIVNHHVPAYLRRNQLPSYATNVIEDWETKLDRIVDETLPAPMTLISGIPPWVQMYFDRIVQRTGRPVGEVFPNFDLFVYGGVNFEPYRKKLFDTIGQPVDSVELFPASEGFLAFQDEPGNPGLLLLLDAGIFYEFIPAERFFEPNPPRLTLAEVELDRQYALVLSSNAGLWGYSIGDTVRFVSKYPFRVVVSGRIKHFLSAFGEHVIGEEVEQTLREAMRQHPEAEVVEFTVAPRVSDDPAVPSRHEWLVEFAHPPHNPAAFAAALDAGLRQRNTYYDDLLAGNILAPLLLTPLPAGAFQRYMKSQGKLGGQNKVPRLSNDRTLAEGLLSSWL, from the coding sequence ATGGGTCTGAAATCCACCCTGAGCCGGCCGCTGGCCGCCTACGTTGTCCGCCAGTACGCCCAGTGGCAGCAGGACCCTATCGGCACGCAGCAGCGGGTGCTGCGCGGGCTGCTGGCGCAGGGCGCCCGCACCGCTTTCGGCCGCGACCATGACCTGGCCACGGCCCGCACCGCCCAGGACCTGGCCGCCCGTGTGTCCGTGCGCGACTACGAAGCCCTGAAGCCGTATTTCGAGCGGGTGAAGGCCGGCGAGGCCGATGTGCTCTGGCCCGGCAAGCCACTGTACTTGGCCAAAACCTCGGGCACTACGTCCGGGGCCAAATACATTCCGCTCACCAAAGACAGCATCCCGAACCACATCAACGGGGCGCGGGATGCCCTGCTCCACTACGTGCACCGCACCGGCAAAAGCCGGTTTCTGGATGGAAAGCTGATGTTTCTGTCGGGCTCGCCGGAGCTGGAAACGGTGGGCGGCATCCACACGGGCCGGCTCTCGGGTATCGTCAACCACCACGTGCCGGCCTACCTGCGCCGCAACCAGCTGCCGAGCTACGCCACCAACGTCATTGAGGACTGGGAAACCAAGCTCGACCGGATTGTAGATGAAACCCTGCCGGCGCCGATGACCCTGATTTCGGGGATTCCGCCCTGGGTGCAGATGTACTTCGACCGGATTGTGCAGCGCACGGGCCGGCCGGTGGGGGAGGTGTTCCCCAATTTCGACCTGTTCGTGTACGGCGGCGTCAACTTCGAGCCCTACCGCAAAAAGCTGTTCGACACCATCGGCCAGCCCGTGGACAGCGTGGAGCTGTTTCCGGCTTCCGAAGGCTTCCTGGCCTTCCAGGACGAGCCCGGCAACCCCGGCCTGCTGCTGCTGCTGGACGCGGGCATCTTCTACGAGTTCATCCCGGCCGAGCGGTTCTTTGAGCCCAACCCGCCCCGCCTGACGCTGGCCGAAGTGGAGCTGGACCGCCAGTACGCGCTGGTGCTGAGCAGCAACGCCGGCCTCTGGGGCTACTCCATCGGCGACACGGTGCGCTTCGTAAGCAAGTACCCGTTTCGGGTGGTGGTGTCGGGCCGCATCAAGCACTTTCTGTCGGCTTTTGGCGAGCATGTTATCGGCGAGGAAGTGGAGCAGACTCTGCGCGAAGCCATGCGCCAGCACCCCGAAGCGGAAGTGGTGGAGTTCACCGTGGCCCCCCGCGTCAGCGACGACCCCGCCGTGCCCTCCCGCCACGAGTGGCTGGTGGAATTCGCCCATCCGCCCCACAACCCTGCCGCCTTCGCCGCCGCCCTCGACGCGGGCCTGCGCCAGCGCAACACCTACTACGACGACCTGCTGGCCGGCAATATTCTGGCTCCGCTGCTGCTCACGCCGCTGCCAGCCGGGGCCTTCCAGCGCTACATGAAAAGCCAGGGCAAGCTAGGTGGTCAAAACAAAGTGCCTCGCCTCAGCAACGACCGGACGCTGGCGGAGGGGCTGTTGAGTAGTTGGCTATGA